Below is a genomic region from Treponema sp. OMZ 798.
CGCAAAGTCCTAATGCCGGATGAGCCGCTATCATCATTATTCCTACAATTACAAGGTAAATAACAAGGCCTATAGTTTGAGGAATGGCATGACTTATTGCATGTTCTATTACCGCAACATCGGCCATAACAGTTTGAGATAAATCCGATATGTCATGTTTGGAAAAATATGCAAGAGGTAAGGCTCTAAGTCTGTTTGCAATTTCGACTCTTAATTCTTTGCATTCTTTAAATGTGACGGTATAAAGAGTATTGTAATTTATACGTAAAAAAATATGCATTACAACAGCAATTGCTGCTATAAACCCTGCATAAAACCAAGCACCTTTTAATGAGCCTTCAAAGTATCCTTGTAAAAAAAACATAGTTAAAAATACGGGCAAGATATATACAATATTTGAAATAACTGACCATATCGATGCCGTAACCAAATCCCGAGCTCCTTGCTCGGTAACTGCAAATAATTTTTGTAATCTTTTTATCATTCTTAAACTCTCCAATTTTAGGGGAGGGAAGACACTTTTTCGGATAAAAGTTTTCTTCACCTCGAAACTTCGTTGGTTGTACCTCCCCTATGACCCCTCCTATCTTCAAAAGAACCGCTTAGGGGCGCGGCCCCTAAGAACCCCGGCTTTTATCGCTAGGTTTAGGTGTATTTTTAAGTTGAAGTAATCAGTAATGTTTTTCCCGAATACTTCAACGTCCGATTTAATAATTGCAAAGGTACATTTGTACTTTGTTTAATTTTTAATTCATAATTATGAGTTAAGTTAATGTACGTCGAGGACTGTTTTTTGTTAAGCGACAACGCAGATGCCCGCATATTTTCAAAAGCGCCATTCGTTTGCCTTAGAATACAACTTCTGAAGCTGACAATATTTTCCGTCTTTTGTCATAAGCTCCTTGTCGCTGCCGCGTTCTATTATGTTTCCGTCTTCAACAACCAAGACCTCATCTACGTTTTTAATTGAACTTAAACGGTGAGCAATCATGATAACCGTTTTGTTTTTCATCAGATTGGAAAAGGCTTGCTGAATTTCGTATTCGTTTTCCGGGTCGGCGGCGGCGGAGGCTTCGTCCAAAATAATAATGTCGGCATTTTTCAAAATTGCGCGGGCGATTGCAACACGCTGAATCTCTCCTCCCGATAAATGAACTCCTTTTGAGCCGATTAGAGTATGTTCTCTATCTTTAAACTTATCCAATATGTCATCACATCGGGCAAGGCTCAAAGCCTTCATTACTTCTTCATCGCTTGCGTTTTTGTTTCCCATTTTCACATTTTCAAAAATACTTGTCTTAAAAAGTTTAGAAGTTTGGAATACAAAGGCAATATTTTTCATCAGTGCATTTTTGGAATATGAAGCGATATTTTTTCCGCCGATTAAAATTTCTCCTTCATTGATTTTATAAAAACCGGAAATAAGTTTTGCAATTGTAGATTTTCCTCCGCCGGAAGAACCTACCAATGCATAAGTTTTATTCGGTTCAAGTTTAAAGCTGACATTGTTCAAAATATTTTCTTTATTGTAACCGAATGAAACATTTTTAAATTCGATTCCGAAGTTATCGAATTTTTCTTCGGTTCCGTGCTCAATGTTATCTTTACTCATTTCTGTAAAAAGATTTTCCAATTTATCAACGACGCTTTTAGCTTGAAAATTATACATGCCGACATACATAACGCGCATAAAGGCGCCGAAAAGGATGCCTGCAAAACAAACATAAAAAATAATCTTTGCAATGATGATATTTCCATCCGCTCCCTTATTCATATAGTAAATTGCAGCAGGTATTGTAAAAGCGGTAAACAAATTGAACAAGACTTGAAACATTACATAAGGCTTTCGGCAGCTGAGCGTGTACTTATACGCCAGATCGGAATAGTCGGTAATTGCAGTGTAAAAAGCTTTAAAAGATTCTACCGTGCTTTTAAAAATTTTTACTACCTGCATACCGCGCACATACTCCACCGCTTCGCCGTTCATCTTTTCCAAAGCGGCCTGATATTTTTGCATAAAGTGCTTGTCGCCCATCATAAACATCATCTGCACACCGCCGATAATTGCGATGAGTAACAGCAAAAGACCGAGCTTTATGTCCACCATAAAAATAATGACAAACATTAAAATCGGGGTAACAATAGCTGCAACATTGTCGGGAATAAGGTGGGCGACAATCATGTGTGTTTCTTGTGCGTTGTCGTCGATGATTTTGCGGATTTTTCCCGAATTGTTTACATCGAAAAAAGCAAAGGATGCATTCATCAAATGTTTGATTGCTTCTTTACGTAAATTCGATTCGAGCCGGAATCCCAGCACGTGAGAAGCCCACAAGGAAGCAAAATACACAACGGAATATCCTAACATCAGTGCAACAATTACAGTTGCGTAAAATGAACCGTCCGTAACGCTTTTTGTTACCAAAAGAGCGTGTAAAAACTTCCATAAATACCAAAATGCTCCCATTTGGCAAGCAACGCCCAAGGCGGAGCAAACAATGGAAATATACACGCAGTGCATTTTTTCAGGCGTGTATTTAAACAATCTTTTATATGTGTCCATAGACACCTCCTATAAATAATTTGTATTACTTAACGGATAATGTGTATTTGAGAATGTAATTACCCATTACCGAGACTTGTACAGTATAAGCAGGCAAGTTAAATTCCTAATTCACAAGTTAAGCATTTGCCGCCAGTTTCCAGCTGATACCCGATTGAAAGTTGTTCCACATTTTGGTATACGAGCCGCCCTTTGCCAAAAGCTCCGCATGGGTGCCGGTTTCTTCAATTTTACCGTTGTTGATAACGCAGATTTTGTCTGCACTCACAATAGAAGAAAGACGATGGGCAATCATAATGACGGTTTTGTTTTTAAGCAGCTGACTGAAGGTCTTTTTGATTTTATACTCGTTTTCCGCATCGGCAAAACTAGTAGCCTCGTCCAGCACGACAATGGGAGCGTCCTGTAAAAGGGAGCGGGCAACGGCAAGCCGCTGAGCTTCTCCGCCTGACAGGTAAGTTCCTTTGGTGCCGTACACGGTGTCTATACCGTTTGGAAGTTTTTCGATAATGTCCATGCACTCGGCTTTTTCGAGCACAGCAAGCACTTCTTCGCGCGTTGCGTCTTTTTTGCCGTAGCGGATATTTTCAAAAATACTTTCGTTAAAAAGTTTATTTTCTTGAAACACAAAGCTGATAAGGTGCATAAGGTCATCCGTTTTGATATCCTTAATGTTCACGCCGCCGATGCTAATTTCCCCCGAATCGAGCTCCCAAAAGCGTCCGAGCAAATTGACGAGGGTTGTCTTTCCTCCGCCCGAAGGCCCTACAAGGGCGGTAAGTGTATGTTCCGAAAGATTGAGCGATACACCGTCAATCGCTTTTTTAAAAGACGGGGCAGCTTTTTTTTCCGCATTCTCCCCATTCGTGCCTTGCACCATGCTTTCGGAATTTTCTTTATAAGAGAACACAACATCTTTAAAAGCAATGTCGAATGTGTGCGGCATAACGGACTTTTCAGGTTCCGGAGCGGCTTTTTCATTTAAAATAGCTTCAATACGGTTTAGGGCATCGCCGCCTTGCATATTTAAGCTGGAGCCGTACATGATTTTTATCATCATATTGAGTATAACAGGCGAAAGTGAAAGATAGAAAATAAAGCCGTATAAAAACTTTGCATAGCCTTCACCTTGTATTACCGTACCTGCAAAAATAATGGCAGCCGGTACCAAAAACACAAAGCCCGCTTTTAAGAGTGCAAGAAAAATCGAATAACCGTTTTCCCAGCTCATCGAATATTTTAAAACATAATCGCGGTAGTTTATAATTGAAGTATAAAAGTCCTTAAAACGGTGTACCGATTGATTAAAGGTTTTTACTACCGAAATGCCGCGGATATATTCGGTTCCTGCACTGTTCATCTTTTCGAGGGCATTTTCGTAATTTTCCATAAAGCCCATTTTTTGCCCCTTTGCCATCATTACCCCTTGCAATATAAAGGCAATAACAAGCGGCAAAAACGAAATAAGCCCGAAGCGCCAATCAAAAAAGAACATCAAAAACAAAACTGCAATGGGCGTTACCGCATTTTGTACAACATCGGGAAGCATGTGAGCGATAAGAGCTTCAAGCGAATAAACGTTTTTTTCAAAAACCTTGCGTACCGAACCGCTTGCATGTGTTGTATGCCAGCCGACAGGAAGACGTGCAAAGGTATCCGTTAAGCGCATATTTAAATTCCCCATTAGGTTAAAGGCGGTAAGATGCGAACACATGAGTGCCGCAAAATAGAGGAGGAAGCCCGCAGCCGCAGCAATAAGAGCGGTAAGCCCGTAGATAAGCATTTGCCCCACATTAACAGTAGTTCCCACCGTATATGTCGAAATAATGTCTCGCATAACATAAAACACAACCGCATACGGAACTAGCATTGCAAGCGTGCTTAAAGCCGACAAAAAAAGCGACAAATAGATAAAGGGCTTGTGTTTTCCCGCATAGGCTAAAATGCGGCTTACAACTCCTGCCTGTTTTTCCTTTTTAGCTTTCTTTTTTTCATTTTTATTCATATATACTCCTATAAAATTTTTTTGAAGGAAACTTCAGTTTCCGAAAAAAATATTTTATCTGTGCTTTTACGGGCAAAGTGCAGCTTTGAACGAAAAGCACATACAACAACCGATGTTTGCCTATTGTCCACCTATTAAGGCAAACTCGTAGATAATCAGTGAGGCGGCATTTCGCCGAACTGATTATCCTACACTCCTATAAAATTAATTCGTAATTCCTAATTACCTAAACCAACCCTGTTTTTTCAAAGTGTTTTTTTAAGACCTTTTTACCCAAAAGCCCGCCGAGTAATCCGCCTGTAAAAGCGGTAGCGTAGAGAATGGGCATAATCCAGATAGGCAATCCCGTTAATTCAGCGGCATAGGCGGTTCCCATCATTTTTTCGGTGAGAGCAAAATATTGCTCTTTTAAAATAAAAATTTGCCAAAAGCCTCCACACAACGCTAGCGACATAACAGCATAGCTTAGTATGCTTCCCTTTGCCGTGTTATAACCGAGCACCTTACGTACAATTTCTGCAAGGGCGGCAACTATAAGCGAATGGATTGCAACGACCGGAGTGTGTCCCATCAGCGTCATCAAACAGCCAGGAATAGCGACGAAAATAAAAAGTGCAAAAGGCTTTTGCACCTTGGCAAGTAAAAACAGTACTGAGATTCCCAACATTACACTGACGGCAAAAGGAACCGCTAAAAAAGTCAGCACCAAAAAACCAAGGGGAGTTCCAATTACAGTCAACCCAACAAAATAAATAACGGAAAAAATGGCGATATTTATCAAATCCTTTAAAACCAATTTGTTGTTCATAACAACCTCCTTAAAAATTAAACACTCCAGCTTTCACTCTCCTTTTGCAGCCTATACATCACAGGGTACGAGGAGCTTCC
It encodes:
- a CDS encoding ABC transporter ATP-binding protein; this encodes MDTYKRLFKYTPEKMHCVYISIVCSALGVACQMGAFWYLWKFLHALLVTKSVTDGSFYATVIVALMLGYSVVYFASLWASHVLGFRLESNLRKEAIKHLMNASFAFFDVNNSGKIRKIIDDNAQETHMIVAHLIPDNVAAIVTPILMFVIIFMVDIKLGLLLLLIAIIGGVQMMFMMGDKHFMQKYQAALEKMNGEAVEYVRGMQVVKIFKSTVESFKAFYTAITDYSDLAYKYTLSCRKPYVMFQVLFNLFTAFTIPAAIYYMNKGADGNIIIAKIIFYVCFAGILFGAFMRVMYVGMYNFQAKSVVDKLENLFTEMSKDNIEHGTEEKFDNFGIEFKNVSFGYNKENILNNVSFKLEPNKTYALVGSSGGGKSTIAKLISGFYKINEGEILIGGKNIASYSKNALMKNIAFVFQTSKLFKTSIFENVKMGNKNASDEEVMKALSLARCDDILDKFKDREHTLIGSKGVHLSGGEIQRVAIARAILKNADIIILDEASAAADPENEYEIQQAFSNLMKNKTVIMIAHRLSSIKNVDEVLVVEDGNIIERGSDKELMTKDGKYCQLQKLYSKANEWRF
- a CDS encoding ABC transporter ATP-binding protein, whose product is MNKNEKKKAKKEKQAGVVSRILAYAGKHKPFIYLSLFLSALSTLAMLVPYAVVFYVMRDIISTYTVGTTVNVGQMLIYGLTALIAAAAGFLLYFAALMCSHLTAFNLMGNLNMRLTDTFARLPVGWHTTHASGSVRKVFEKNVYSLEALIAHMLPDVVQNAVTPIAVLFLMFFFDWRFGLISFLPLVIAFILQGVMMAKGQKMGFMENYENALEKMNSAGTEYIRGISVVKTFNQSVHRFKDFYTSIINYRDYVLKYSMSWENGYSIFLALLKAGFVFLVPAAIIFAGTVIQGEGYAKFLYGFIFYLSLSPVILNMMIKIMYGSSLNMQGGDALNRIEAILNEKAAPEPEKSVMPHTFDIAFKDVVFSYKENSESMVQGTNGENAEKKAAPSFKKAIDGVSLNLSEHTLTALVGPSGGGKTTLVNLLGRFWELDSGEISIGGVNIKDIKTDDLMHLISFVFQENKLFNESIFENIRYGKKDATREEVLAVLEKAECMDIIEKLPNGIDTVYGTKGTYLSGGEAQRLAVARSLLQDAPIVVLDEATSFADAENEYKIKKTFSQLLKNKTVIMIAHRLSSIVSADKICVINNGKIEETGTHAELLAKGGSYTKMWNNFQSGISWKLAANA
- a CDS encoding MptD family putative ECF transporter S component; its protein translation is MNNKLVLKDLINIAIFSVIYFVGLTVIGTPLGFLVLTFLAVPFAVSVMLGISVLFLLAKVQKPFALFIFVAIPGCLMTLMGHTPVVAIHSLIVAALAEIVRKVLGYNTAKGSILSYAVMSLALCGGFWQIFILKEQYFALTEKMMGTAYAAELTGLPIWIMPILYATAFTGGLLGGLLGKKVLKKHFEKTGLV